Proteins encoded within one genomic window of Oncorhynchus tshawytscha isolate Ot180627B linkage group LG02, Otsh_v2.0, whole genome shotgun sequence:
- the si:ch1073-335m2.2 gene encoding msx2-interacting protein isoform X3 — translation MVRETRHLWVGNLPEHVREEKIVEHFKRYGRVESVKVLRKRGSEGGVAAFVDFVDIKSAQKAHNAVNKMGDRDLRTDYNEPGSVPSAVRGLDDNPPSSSHGRDVSGFSRGAVGPVFGPPVSIHTREGRYERIRDGSESRERAYDHSPYGHHERGGTFDRQRHYNADYYRDRTMFAAGVSPGPGSAGAMGGSFETPEPHFESRIRGDPFTLSSAARRDPYRDDRGRRVDRTYHRRSRSSHSSQSRHPSPQRTTGQTPKAPHSPKRAPLSPGRGPRSRSRSRSSSSDSVSSTSSTGSGSDSNSSSSDGSHARSVQSSATHAPPSQPCSMVMEGDEPRRSFGIRVQNLPVRSTDTSLKDGLFHEFKKHGKVTSVQIHGALEDRYGLVFFRQQEDQEKALNVSKGKLFFGMMIEVSAWNGPETESENEFRPLDGRIDEFHPKATRTLFIGNLEKTTSYQQLLDIFQRFGEIVDIDIKKVNGVPQYAFVQYSDIVSVCKAIKKMDGEYLGSNRLKLGFGKSMPTTCVWLDGLASNITEQYLTRHFCRYGHVVKVVFDRLKGMALILYNNTDFAQAAVRETKGWKIGGNKIKVDFASQESQMAFYRSMQASGQDIRDFYEIPTERREERPRPPYHEFSAERAYFENARTPGTIYPEDPRRDYPARSRERYSELEHYQGEHFDPRYHEDPREFRDYRDPFEQDIRKYTYIQRERERERERFEADHGMWSPSHPRRPITPSASPSPSERAPRDPERRVYSQSSERSGSCSSLSPPRFDKTDKAPPLEHGASSKSERLEKDIHLVEPERVAGAEKSKRGRRKEKGDKEKGEKSKSRKAKVNSPSIPPSETELEPSLDGGSGRGKVSDQDSLDRQRYKGDNDPPSDPTTSTSRHEPVKSERLESGKGENADKDGKTRSRKHQKCDTGNDGKDPSVDSDRLAARKRRFGDASGRTIRQKRRRLEDEDGSQPQDFGASTAFTKDIDGDRKSQQKDSQRRDSRSKSERLVFLGSHKEGQDPAMRGQEELPEGSMDPMDSKRHSMSRRFSHDGNMDQDNARNQDPQSPFKYGAQDNDKGVKEEPLDIDLSQSYRKQMEQRRLHQQLQEPDKQEKAGSPQGLETEDLEHRSLVHEVGKPPQDVTDHFPSHKLKKLEQFDADISAKRGDRVYRSFRQKSEDPEWHNTASPGLQHFSHHAEQDFAESSHLREVKTEDKSHPDLELAVKRTHTTQMSKPSTPLQLSEEEREKQWESRVKQDFLPDLNFSRGIGKNTHNRKRLEYGILQDLEPGEVRSDSEEDREHKPHSPMPSTSMPFSDGQRVDRFSDPKLATLERMKFYSFALDQTITPDTKALLERAKSLSSSREDNWSFLDYDSHFAGLRSRKDTEKVESAPRPTPSWYMKKKKIRSGGSEDKLDDRKEDPKPKPEEHERRELFASRFLHSSIFEQDSRRLQHLERKHEDPEQSPAQQTGQLGLADGQPDTEPVVLFHSRFLEFTRLQQQKDQQLHEVKRADSVDSNRVEKSLEAEQQPLQFPKTSEPVMDPETKPTSPAENHMISQPPLMPKEMSPPKQMSPPLPPKGMSPPLPPKEMAPPKEMAPPLPPKEMAPPLPPKEMAPPLPPKEMAPPLPPKEMAPPKHTSPPLPPKHTSPPLPPKHTSPPLPPKHMSPPLPPKEMSPPLPPKEMSPPLPPKEMSPPLPPKEMSPPLPPKEMSPPLPPKEMSPPLPPKEMSPPFPPKEMSPPFPPKEMSPPLPPKEMSPPLPPKEMSPPLPPKEMSPPLPPKETPDLFTPEPKGPEPAAPEPLTKENRENEQLPPLLQIPPHEMLTPASVNLVAPEHIRSVRKVKRTPSGEKSEDIAQDIQILNPEQSSSSDCLHETSVSSFVPEPELAAPELPPEFLSSTPPNPVEEMEVSKDDANTDNTDTHTEVEKKLELNQTQVLVDNETSDESISPPQKSKNKKSKSPTQVPLTHLVSTTSSEKPLTRKSERTKRASSPRAESSKGNSDSKSTGKSPIHGADPEHGTEQSISVGRARRRNVKSVYATPVEEDATKGAGKDVTESPRTARKRGGDKDKEAAPQQPLEQDSLAPITSRRGRPPKNRRQGEDMLTAKGDRSKMETKDTDSNESESSERISKVSKGRHSPHGHKALASQLPMPIATGSSRKGDKTEPPEDVQQMDFTEDSLAMQDCTVSYKEDTVAPGVTKKEENVKQQLGTEKSRDKDRQKKDPVDEKASVTKFGEKESEPPVVEEQPVLEKMEKSGRGKAPRLTRTPKSPVLKNLKIRLNVTEVKDLLQMGDEEPENGDDSSKKTKPGESTNDPLLESSPGKDVSSSNEDKDESTPETKPPIDPKTLLQQEQELEQAVENIAKLTDPTLPAESPTPLAPPSAELKIDTEEEKSANPASEYELAAAIDSIMGEDIPVPLPQEPVISAVVESDLEIPSFVQPTKGAEPVSNISPIQGESFFPTTPRKGAKGRAKTPKRSKSQKSNKKDTVKEISSEPENTSVITSDSIPSNSQPVPETIPSTPAAGVITTTSWKPKTEHLAPKATDMPKESKLPPVLTEQPPPQHLKPVCPQTKSPTLPKPQQQQPPPPPECISPSLSPPPTRPNIRPTQPSRIPVSPPDWLNQSKDAGVPSSPRASAASFENPAIPSDTEPLETERNNSDLRRILMKHKNVSLPVPCSSSVPSNLGTLSLRDPPHLPESNTPMVAVTSKTSLNDNRPHPAQPVVRPPASLPSPESKSVISVIASTATSVISRVCNPPDMEKVNMSVDRNPVVDMPLLKQTYRPPSMEDRDSGSYHGPSVGEEGGSAGRYLVESSGLGTGSSPGLRVNTSEGVVVLSHSGQIKEGPQRISAKISQIPPATVVDMESQQLVSMPQIKQEMYTHSQSNTPKCPPIQTDHGHLKTQQTVSSIKQENTGMEKLESPYPSGPQGGVVKRLQQTVGNPQVMGYHHSEFTMLLKHPKKVDGADAMNADGCKPSWTSAISPAMSPHLPSPAGNHVGFVPGSATDRTPSHLSGVKQEPRSPRKSGHPHSPFTKVSSPIGSSSPKGLPGMLPSSLPTMQQYVTSVHHPEQSVIMQPHSAHGGIGRMSPHRASQAIPMGHLVQGEVRVNTPPLSVMSFGMHGDPLASPWSGPLQQRPTSPQAVGRDIVLKVNPGNVRGHEGEQDDARRFHQTTGRQSATQLKAETMQPDPRGALLSGLQLDPYMSPRDLRVLMHHPQGERSAPEPHQGHIQETVPPSSTSTNITSSMSPRAHLLAKGVSEKDVTKPQEVKRPHSPPKDGMMGFRPSMAAMASPQRVQLLPSGTGASFSEYPGIYTNTRAIHSQITETSPFGINQVPLNITSALGADPSQSQADVKVKQVGQQPVNMVQLLTKYPIVWQGLLALKNDQAAVQLHFVCGNKGLALRSLPLPEGGSLLRIVQRMRLEASQLDGVARRMTQGESEFCLLLALPCGRDQEDVLNQTQALRTAFINYLQAKLAAGIINVPNPGSNQPAYVLQIFPPCEFSESHLSRLAPDLLNRISNISPHLMIVITSV, via the exons ATGGTTCGGGAAACCAGACACCTTTGGGTGGGAAATTTACCCGAACATGTTCGAGAGGAGAAAATTGTCGAACATTTTAAACG CTATGGACGCGTCGAGAGCGTCAAGGTCCTGCGGAAGCGTGGGTCGGAGGGTGGCGTGGCAGCCTTTGTGGATTTTGTGGATATCAAAAGTGCACAGAAGGCTCACAATGCTGTCAACAAGATGGGTGACAGGGACCTGCGCACTGACTACAATGAACCTGGGTCTGTCCCTAGTGCTGTTCGGGGCCTTGATGACAACCCCCCCTCGAGCAGTCACGGGCGGGATGTTTCAGGATTCTCTAGGGGGGCAGTGGGTCCAGTGTTTGGCCCCCCAGTGTCCATTCACACCAGAGAGGGGCGTTATGAACGGATAAGAGATGG CTCAGAGAGCCGGGAGCGTGCATATGATCACAGCCCCTATGGACACCATGAGCGCGGTGGCACTTTTGATAGACAGCGTCACTACAACGCAGACTATTACCGCGATCGCACCATGTTTGCAGCTGGAGTTAGCCCTGGGCCAGGAAGTGCCGGTGCTATGGGTGGGAGCTTTGAAACCCCGGAGCCTCATTTTGAGTCCAGGATCCGAGGAGATCCCTTCACCTTGTCTAGTGCTGCGCGGCGTGACCCCTATCGAGATGACCGAGGGCGTCGTGTTGACAGAACTTACCATCGCCGCAGTCGGTCATCTCATTCTTCACAATCTCGACACCCCTCCCCGCAAAGGACCACGGGGCAAACGCCCAAAGCCCCCCATTCCCCCAAAAGAGCCCCCCTCTCCCCAGGTAGAGGTCCACGCTCTAGGTCTCGTAGTAGGTCCTCTAGCTCTGATTCTGTCAGCAGCACCAGCAGTACCGGCAGTGGCAG CGATTCAAACAGCAGCTCAAGTGATGGGTCTCATGCACGCTCTGTTCAGTCCTCTGCTACACATGCACCCCCTTCTCAGCCGTGCTCTATGGTAATGGAAGGTGATGAACCACGCAGAAGCTTTGGCATCCGGGTGCAGAACCTACCAGTGCGCTCCACAG ACACAAGTTTAAAAGATGGACTGTTCCATGAGTTCAAGAAACATGGGAAAGTGACATCCGTGCAGATCCACGGGGCCTTGGAGGACCGATATGGTCTGGTGTTCTTCAGACAGCAGGAAGACCAAGAGAAAGCCCTCAACGTCTCCAAAGGAAAGCTTTTCTTCGGCATGATGATCGAGGTTTCTGCCTGGAACGGCCCTG aaacagagagcgagaatgAATTCAGGCCTTTGGATGGACGGATTGATGAATTTCACCCCAAGGCGACTAGGACCCTGTTTATCGGCAACTTGGAGAAGACCACCAGTTACCAACAACTACTTGATATCTTTCAGCGCTTTGGAGAGATTGTG GATATTGACATTAAAAAGGTTAATGGTGTTCCTCAATACGCCTTTGTGCAGTATTCTGATATTGTCAGTGTCTGCAAAGCTATAAAGAAGATGGATGGAGAGTATTTGGGGAGCAACCGGCTCAAG CTGGGTTTTGGGAAGAGTATGCCCACAACATGTGTTTGGCTGGACGGTTTGGCTTCCAACATCACAGAGCAATATCTCACACGTCACTTCTGCCGCTATGGACATGTAGTCAAG GTGGTGTTTGACAGGTTGAAGGGGATGGCTCTCATCTTGTATAACAACACAGATTTTGCACAGGCAGCTGTCAGGGAGACCAAAGGCTGGAAGATTGGCGGCAACAAAATAAAG GTGGATTTTGCCAGCCAAGAGAGTCAGATGGCTTTTTATCGCTCTATGCAGGCCTCTGGGCAAGACATTAGAGACTTCTATGAAATTCCAACTGAAAGAAG AGAGGAACGACCAAGACCTCCATACCATGAGTTCTCAGCAGAAAGAGCCTACTTTGAGAATGCACGCACCCCTGGCACCATTTACCCCGAAGATCCTCGCAGAGACTATCCTGCCCGCAGCCGTGAGCGGTATTCTGAACTGGAGCACTACCAGGGAGAACACTTTGACCCACGCTACCATGAAGACCCCCGGGAGTTCAGGGATTATCGAGATCCTTTTGAGCAGGACATTCGGAAGTACACATACATCCAGAGGGAGCGAGAAAGGGAGCGGGAGCGCTTTGAGGCAGACCATGGCATGTGGAGCCCCTCTCATCCACGGCGCCCGATCACCCCTTCTGCCTCCCCTTCACCATCTGAGCGTGCTCCCAGAGACCCAGAGCGACGGGTCTACAGTCAATCCTCTGAGCGAAGTGGTAGTTGCAGCTCACTCTCACCACCACGCTTTGACAAGACTGACAAGGCTCCTCCTTTGGAACATGGAGCCAGCTCTAAGAGTGAGAGGTTGGAAAAAGACATCCACCTGGTTGAACCTGAGCGTGTTGCTGGGGCTGAGAAGAGCAAGCGGGGGAGACGAAAGGAGAAAGGTGACAAAGAAAAAGGGGAGAAGAGTAAGTCAAGGAAAGCAAAGGTGAATTCTCCCAGCATCCCACCGTCTGAGACAGAGCTAGAACCCAGCCTGGATGGAGGCTCTGGAAGGGGAAAGGTGTCAGACCAGGACAGCCTTGACAGACAGCGGTATAAAGGTGACAACGACCCTCCTTCAGATCCGACAACGTCAACCTCTCGCCATGAGCCTGTAAAAAGTGAGAGGCTTGAGTCGGGGAAAGGTGAGAATGCAGACAAGGATGGTAAAACACGTTCCAGAAAACACCAAAAATGTGACACTGGAAATGATGGGAAAGATCCATCAGTGGATTCTGATCGGTTGGCTGCGAGAAAGAGGCGCTTTGGAGATGCCAGTGGGAGAACCATTCGACAGAAGAGGAGAAGGCTGGAAGATGAGGATGGGAGTCAACCCCAAGACTTTGGAGCTAGCACTGCCTTTACAAAAGATATTGATGGTGACAGAAAGTCTCAGCAAAAAGACTCACAGCGGAGGGATTCAAGATCCAAATCAGAGAGACTGGTGTTTCTTGGCAGTCATAAAGAGGGTCAGGATCCTGCAATGAGAGGACAAGAAGAGCTGCCCGAGGGGAGCATGGACCCTATGGACTCAAAACGCCACAGTATGTCCAGAAGGTTCTCCCATGATGGGAACATGGACCAAGACAATGCAAGAAATCAAGATCCACAGAGCCCTTTCAAATATGGTGCACAAGACAATGACAAGGGTGTCAAGGAAGAGCCTCTTGATATTGATCTCTCCCAAAGTTACCGCAAACAGATGGAGCAAAGGAGGCTCCACCAACAGCTTCAAGAGCCAGACAAACAAGAAAAAGCTGGGAGTCCACAAGGCTTAGAAACGGAGGACCTGGAACACCGCAGTCTGGTACATGAAGTGGGCAAGCCACCTCAAGATGTCACAGATCATTTCCCATCTCATAAACTCAAGAAACTAGAGCAATTTGACGCAGATATCAGTGCCAAGAGGGGGGACCGTGTCTACAGGAGCTTCCGGCAAAAGAGTGAAGATCCTGAGTGGCACAACACTGCCTCTCCAGGCTTGCAACACTTCTCTCATCATGCTGAGCAGGACTTTGCTGAATCTTCACATCTCAGGGAGGTTAAAACGGAGGATAAAAGCCACCCAGACCTGGAGCTGGCAGTCAAAAGGACACATACAACGCAAATGTCCAAGCCAAGCACTCCTTTACAACTTAGTGAAGAAGAGCGGGAAAAACAGTGGGAGAGCAGAGTCAAGCAAGATTTTTTACCTGACTTAAACTTCTCTAGAGGCATTGGAAAAAATACGCACAATCGCAAGCGCTTGGAGTATGGAATTTTGCAAGATTTGGAGCCTGGGGAAGTACGATCCGATTCCGAAGAGGATAGAGAGCACAAACCACATTCTCCTATGCCCTCCACTTCTATGCCTTTCTCTGACGGGCAACGAGTGGACAGATTTTCAGACCCCAAGCTTGCCACTTTGGAGAGGATGAAGTTCTACTCCTTTGCACTTGACCAGACCATCACACCAGATACCAAGGCCCTGCTAGAGCGAGCAaagtctctgtcctcctctaggGAGGACAACTGGTCTTTCTTGGATTATGATTCACACTTTGCAGGTTTGCGCAGCAGGAAAGATACTGAAAAGGTTGAGTCAGCACCACGGCCTACACCCTCTTGGTacatgaagaagaagaaaattcGCAGTGGTGGGTCTGAAGACAAACTAGATGACAGGAAGGAAGACCCCAAGCCCAAGCCAGAGGAACATGAACGCAGGGAACTGTTTGCCTCTCGTTTCCTACACAGCTCAATCTTTGAGCAGGACTCAAGACGTCTTCAGCACCTAGAGCGAAAGCATGAGGACCCTGAGCAAAGTCCGGCTCAACAAACTGGTCAGCTAGGCCTGGCAGATGGGCAGCCTGACACAGAACCAGTTGTCCTCTTCCATAGCCGCTTTTTAGAGTTCACGCGGCTGCAACAGCAGAAAGACCAACAGTTACATGAAGTAAAAAGAGCAGATTCTGTAGATAGTAATAGGGTGGAGAAGTCACTGGAGGCAGAACAGCAACCTCTGCAGTTTCCTAAAACCTCAGAACCGGTCATGGATCCAGAGACTAAACCTACTAGCCCTGCTGAGAACCACATGATTTCCCAGCCCCCACTTATGCCCAAGGAGATGTCTCCACCTAAGCAAAtgtctccaccccttccacccaaggggatgtctccaccccttccaccCAAAGAAATGGCTCCACCCAAGGAAATGGCTCCACCCCTTCCACCCAAGGAAATGGCTCCACCCCTTCCACCCAAGGAAATGGCTCCACCCCTTCCACCCAAGGAAATGGCTCCACCCCTTCCACCCAAGGAAATGGCTCCACCCAAGCACACGTCTCCACCCCTTCCACCCAAGCACACGTCTCCACCCCTTCCACCCAAGCACACGTCTCCACCCCTTCCACCCAAGCACAtgtctccaccccttccacccaaggaaatgtctccaccccttccacccaaggaaatgtctccaccccttccacccaaggaaatgtctccaccccttccacccaaggaaatgtctccaccccttccacccaaggaaatgtctccaccccttccacccaaggaaatgtctccaccccttccaccCAAGGAAATGTCTCCACCCTTTCCACCCAAGGAAATGTCTCCACCCTTTCCACCCAAGGAAAtgtctccaccccttccacccaaggaaatgtctccaccccttccacccaaggaaatgtctccaccccttccacccaaggaaatgtctccaccccttccaccCAAGGAAACACCTGACCTGTTTACTCCAGAGCCAAAGGGTCCAGAGCCAGCTGCACCCGAACCTTTGACAAAAGAAAACAGAGAAAATGAACAGCTCCCTCCCCTCCTGCAAATACCTCCGCATGAGATGTTGACCCCTGCTTCTGTTAATTTAGTAGCCCCTGAGCACATCCGTTCTGTGAGAAAAGTTAAAAGAACCCCTAGTGGAGAGAAATCTGAAGATATAGCTCAGGATATTCAAATATTGAACCCCGAGCAGTCTTCCAGCAGTGATTGCCTTCATGAAACATCAGTGAGTAGTTTTGTACCAGAGCCTGAGCTGGCGGCACCTGAATTACCACCTGAATTTTTAAGTTCCACACCACCTAACCCTGTTGAGGAGATGGAGGTTTCAAAAGATGATGCCAACACTGACAATACAGACACTCATACAGAGGTGGAAAAGAAACTTGAACTCAATCAGACCCAGGTGCTTGTTGATAATGAAACCAGTGATGAGTCAATTTCACCACCTCAAAAGTCCAAGAACAAAAAGAGTAAGTCTCCTACTCAAGTCCCACTGACTCATTTGGTTTCAACAACTAGTTCAGAGAAACCGCTTACCCGCAAGAGTGAACGCACAAAACGTGCATCATCCCCAAGAGCAGAGTCTTCAAAGGGAAACTCAGATTCCAAATCCACAGGCAAGTCTCCCATACATGGAGCAGACCCTGAACATGGCACAGAGCAGAGTATATCTGTTGGAAGAGCAAGGCGTAGAAATGTGAAATCTGTGTATGCCACCCCAGTTGAGGAAGATGCCACTAAGGGGGCTGGAAAGGATGTAACTGAGTCACCCCGCACTGCACGGAAACGAGGTGGAGACAAAGACAAGGAAGCAGCCCCTCAGCAACCGTTAGAGCAGGATTCCCTTGCACCTATTACTTCAAGGCGGGGACGTCCCCCTAAGAATCGGCGACAAGGAGAGGACATGTTAACAGCTAAAGGGGATAGATCGAAAATGGAGACCAAGGATACAGACTCCAATGAATCAGAGAGTAGTGAAAGAATTTCAAAAGTGTCAAAAGGCAGACATTCTCCTCATGGTCATAAAGCTTTGGCGAGTCAATTACCCATGCCCATAGCGACTGGATCAAGTAGGAAGGGGGACAAAACTGAACCACCAGAAGATGTTCAGCAGATGGATTTTACAGAAGACAGCTTGGCCATGCAGGATTGCACTGTCTCATATAAGGAAGATACTGTAGCACCAGGTGTGACAAAGAAAGAGGAGAATGTTAAGCAACAACTAGGAACAGAGAAATCACGAGATAAAGACAGGCAGAAAAAGGACCCTGTTGACGAGAAAGCCAGTGTAACTAAATTTGGCGAGAAAGAGTCTGAACCACCAGTCGTGGAAGAACAGCCTGTATTGGAGAAAATggagaagagtgggagaggaaaAGCTCCACGCTTGACACGGACTCCAAAATCTCCTGTCCTCAAGAACCTGAAGATCAGACTAAATGTCACTGAGGTGAAAGATTTGCTTCAAATGGGGGATGAGGAACCTGAAAATGGGGATGATTCTTCTAAAAAGACCAAACCAGGCGAATCTACTAATGACCCATTATTAGAGTCTAGCCCAGGAAAAGATGTGAGTTCTAGCAACGAGGATAAAGATGAGAGCACACCAGAAACTAAGCCGCCAATAGATCCTAAAACGTTGCTACAACAGGAACAGGAGCTTGAGCAAGCTGTGGAGAACATTGCTAAACTGACAGACCCAACCCTCCCAGCAGAGTCACCAACTCCACTTGCCCCACCATCTGCAGAATTAAAAATTGACACTGAGGAAGAGAAATCTGCCAATCCTGCTAGTGAGTATGAACTTGCTGCTGCCATTGATTCGATTATGGGTGAGGATATACCTGTCCCTCTGCCTCAAGAGCCGGTAATTAGTGCTGTTGTGGAATCAGACCTAGAGATTCCATCCTTCGTCCAGCCGACCAAGGGAGCTGAACCTGTTAGTAACATATCTCCTATTCAGGGGGAGTCCTTTTTCCCAACTACACCCAGGAAGGGTGCTAAGGGCAGAGCTAAAACACCGAAACGGTCTAAGAGCCAAAAATCAAACAAAAAGGACACTGTAAAAGAAATTTCATCAGAACCGGAGAACACCTCTGTTATCACATCAGACAGCATACCCTCCAATTCACAGCCTGTTCCAGAAACTATTCCCTCAACCCCAGCTGCCGGTGTCATTACAACCACCTCTTGGAAGCCTAAAACTGAGCATTTGGCTCCTAAGGCTACAGACATGCCTAAAGAATCGAAGTTACCTCCAGTCCTTACAGAGCAACCTCCACCTCAACATCTGAAACCTGTCTGCCCCCAAACAAAAAGTCCCACTCTCCCCaagcctcaacaacaacaaccaccaccaccacctgagtGCATCTCACCTTCACTTTCTCCACCCCCAACCCGGCCAAACATCAGGCCCACACAGCCAAGCAGGATACCAGTTTCCCCACCAGATTGGCTCAACCAGTCCAAGGACGCAGGTGTCCCTTCCTCTCCTAGAGCATCAGCAGCTTCCTTTGAGAACCCAGCAATTCCCTCTGACACTGAGCCCTTGGAGACTGAGCGTAACAACAGTGACTTGCGTAGGATTCTCATGAAGCACAAAAATGTTTCACTCCCAGTCCCATGCAGTAGTTCTGTTCCTAGCAATTTGGGCACCTTATCCCTTAGGGATCCTCCACACCTACCTGAAAGTAATACCCCAATGGTTGCTGTGACGAGTAAGACCTCTCTTAATGACAACAGGCCTCATCCAGCTCAGCCTGTAGTCCGGCCCCCAGCCTCACTACCATCCCCTgagtcaaagtctgtcatttctgTTATTGCCTCCACTGCCACCTCTGTTATCAGTCGTGTTTGCAATCCACCTGACATGGAGAAGGTTAATATGTCAGTTGACAGAAATCCCGTAGTGGACATGCCACTTCTCAAGCAGACATACAGGCCGCCCAGCATGGAGGACAGGGACAGTGGTTCGTACCATGGACCATCAGTTGGCGAGGAGGGTGGAAGTGCTGGGAGGTACTTGGTTGAGAGCTCCGGTCTGGGTACTGGCTCCAGCCCAGGTCTAAGGGTGAATACCTCTGAGGGAGTGGTGGTGTTGAGTCACTCAGGACAGATCAAGGAGGGACCACAGAGGATAAGTGCCAAAATCAGCCAGATCCCACCAGCTACTGTAGTTGACATGGAATCTCAGCAGCTAGTGTCCATGCCCCAGATAAAACAGGAGATGTATACCCACTCCCAGTCAAACACTCCAAAGTGTCCTCCAATACAGACAGACCATGGGCACCTTAAGACGCAACAAACGGTTTCCTCCATTAAACAAGAAAACACTGGTATGGAAAAGTTAGAATCTCCCTACCCATCAGGGCCTCAAGGAGGAGTCGTGAAGAGGCTTCAGCAGACAGTTGGTAATCCACAAGTGATGGGTTACCATCATTCAGAGTTCACAATGTTATTGAAGCATCCAAAGAAAGTGGATGGGGCTGACGCTATGAACGCTGATGGGTGTAAACCATCTTGGACCTCTGCCATAAGTCCTGCAATGAGCCCCCACCTGCCCTCTCCGGCTGGCAACCATGTAGGCTTTGTTCCCGGTTCGGCCACTGACAGAACTCCCTCACATCTCAGTGGGGTCAAACAGGAGCCCCGTTCTCCTCGCAAGTCAGGCCATCCACATTCTCCGTTCACTAAAGTGTCCTCTCCCATCGGCTCCTCCTCTCCCAAAGGCCTCCCTGGGATGCTGCCCTCTAGCCTGCCCACCATGCAGCAGTATGTCACCAGTGTCCACCACCCTGAGCAGTCTGTCATCATGCAACCTCACAGTGCTCACGGTGGCATTGGAAGGATGTCACCCCATCGTGCCTCCCAAGCAATCCCCATGGGGCACCTTGTCCAAGGAGAGGTCAGGGTGAACACGCCACCCCTATCTGTCATGAGTTTCGGGATGCATGGAGACCCTCTTGCCTCTCCCTGGTCTGGTCCTCTCCAGCAACGCCCCACCTCGCCCCAGGCGGTAGGCAGAGACATAGTCCTCAAGGTTAACCCTGGGAATGTGAGGGGCCATGAGGGAGAGCAAGACGATGCCAGGCGCTTCCATCAGACCACAGGGAGACAATCTGCCACACAGCTGAAAGCAGAGACTATGCAGCCGGATCCCCGTGGGGCTCTACTTAGCGGGCTGCAGCTGGACCCGTACATGTCGCCCAGGGACTTGCGTGTGCTCATGCACCACCCTCAGGGAGAGCGCTCGGCCCCAGAGCCACACCAGGGACACATCCAAGAGACTGTCCCACCCTCCTCAACATCTACCAACATCACCTCGTCGATGTCCCCCAGGGCACATCTGCTGGCTAAAGGTGTGTCCGAGAAGGATGTCACAAAGCCACAGGAGGTCAAGAGGCCACACTCTCCTCCGAAGGATGGTATGATGGGGTTTCGGCCAAGTATGGCCGCCATGGCGTCCCCCCAAAGGGTGCAGCTGCTGCCATCGGGGACGGGAGCTTCTTTCTCGGAGTATCCAGGAATTTACACCAACACCCGGGCCATCCATTCACAGATCACTGAGACCTCTCCTTTTGGAATCAACCAGGTACCTCTCAACATCACTTCTGCCTTA GGTGCAGATCCCAGCCAGTCACAAGCTGATGTCAAGGTGAAACAAGTTGGACAGCAACCTGTGAACATGGTGCAGCTGCTCACG AAGTACCCGATAGTGTGGCAAGGGCTGCTGGCACTGAAAAATGACCAGGCTGCTGTCCAGTTGCATTTTGTCTGTGGCAACAAAGGATTGGCCCTACGGTCACTGCCCCTACCAGAGGGAGGATCGCTGCTTCGGATCGTCCAGAGAATGAGACTCGAGGCGTCACAACTGGATGGTGTGGCTAGAAGAATGACA CAGGGGGAGAGTGAGTTCTGTCTCCTGCTTGCCCTGCCATGTGGACGGGACCAGGAGGATGTCCTGAACCAGACCCAGGCCCTAAGAACCGCTTTCATCAACTACCTTCAGGCCAAGCTGGCTGCAGGCATCATCAATGTCCCCAACCCAGGCTCCAATCAG cctgcCTACGTGTTGCAGATATTCCCACCATGTGAGTTTTCAGAGAGCCACCTATCCCGGCTAGCCCCTGACCTCCTCAACCGGATCTCCAATATCTCCCCCCACCTCATGATTGTCATCACCTCTGTTTAA